A single Prevotella sp. E15-22 DNA region contains:
- a CDS encoding peptidoglycan DD-metalloendopeptidase family protein — translation MMMELLNRRTSVALPLDFIHITSDYGYRQDPVTFVKGTFHNGIDLRCAKGSLVYAMMPGVIEKVVYSESGYGHHVIINHIGLRILYGHLGLIAVREGDIVSAGTIVALSSDTGKSTGPHLHIRAERLIDGEWKSINPEPFINHLNSYICSLQEEMENLHFASRPDRPLNLHNLFKVMKDCGVLFPKIVAAQYCLETGYGSSNVCRNYNNLFGLYNSSSHDYYRFRSWEESVAGYVRMIQRRYNPKKDKDYYAFLKRIGYAENMDSYNAKVRAIANTL, via the coding sequence ATGATGATGGAACTTCTGAACCGTCGTACTTCAGTGGCTCTTCCTTTGGATTTCATCCATATCACTTCCGACTATGGCTATCGTCAGGATCCTGTTACTTTTGTAAAAGGGACATTTCACAACGGAATAGACTTGCGCTGTGCCAAAGGCTCTCTGGTTTACGCAATGATGCCAGGAGTCATCGAAAAGGTGGTATATAGCGAATCGGGCTATGGTCATCATGTCATCATCAACCATATAGGACTACGCATCCTGTATGGTCACTTAGGACTGATTGCCGTCAGAGAAGGGGATATCGTATCAGCAGGAACGATAGTGGCTTTGTCCTCTGATACAGGTAAGTCAACAGGCCCGCATCTGCATATCCGGGCTGAAAGACTTATTGATGGGGAATGGAAATCCATCAATCCAGAGCCGTTCATCAATCATCTGAACAGTTACATCTGTAGTTTGCAGGAAGAAATGGAGAACTTACATTTTGCCTCCAGACCTGACAGACCGCTAAACCTTCACAACCTCTTCAAGGTCATGAAGGATTGCGGTGTTCTCTTCCCGAAAATTGTAGCTGCTCAGTATTGCCTTGAAACGGGCTATGGTTCTTCAAATGTTTGCCGGAACTACAACAACCTCTTCGGGCTTTATAACTCATCCTCTCATGACTACTATCGTTTCCGTTCCTGGGAAGAGTCTGTTGCCGGTTATGTCCGCATGATACAACGACGTTATAACCCCAAGAAGGACAAAGACTACTATGCTTTCCTAAAACGTATCGGATATGCGGAAAACATGGACTCCTATAACGCCAAAGTCAGAGCCATCGCGAATACGCTATAA
- a CDS encoding DUF4099 domain-containing protein, translating to MGKLFGERELSKKDFERIDIDVRSMPKEIKEKLLNGELTPLVEIRDQLDNGIIATMPVKLRLQRDTDGNAVLKAYPVSRDIVSDLKLQDAELKRLQAGEVIQKDIREGNRTRTMFLQLDQETKSLLKREVNKAEIDKRIDELEHVKDITLGQNQRQAIREGKPVELEVGDTKVTVGVDLRQNSGFKAIDGDMSEWKRQQEIKWDMANPGQMGYWQTDENRWEYKQVQEKYKIPEAKKEEKKTVKEEVRQTLHFK from the coding sequence ATGGGAAAGCTATTTGGTGAAAGAGAACTGAGTAAGAAGGACTTTGAGCGTATCGACATAGATGTAAGGTCGATGCCCAAGGAAATCAAGGAGAAACTGTTGAACGGTGAGCTCACTCCACTTGTGGAGATCCGTGACCAGCTGGACAACGGCATCATCGCCACCATGCCTGTGAAGCTACGTTTGCAGCGAGATACAGACGGCAATGCCGTGCTGAAAGCCTATCCAGTGAGCAGGGACATCGTGAGTGACCTGAAGCTACAGGATGCAGAGCTGAAACGTCTGCAGGCTGGAGAGGTCATCCAGAAGGACATCCGTGAGGGCAATCGTACGAGAACCATGTTCCTCCAGTTAGACCAGGAAACAAAGTCGCTGCTGAAACGGGAGGTCAATAAGGCTGAGATTGACAAACGCATCGATGAGCTGGAGCATGTGAAGGACATCACCCTTGGTCAGAACCAGCGTCAGGCCATCAGAGAAGGTAAGCCAGTGGAACTGGAGGTAGGCGATACCAAGGTAACAGTCGGTGTTGACCTCCGTCAGAACTCCGGCTTCAAGGCCATCGACGGTGACATGTCAGAATGGAAGCGTCAGCAGGAAATCAAGTGGGACATGGCCAATCCCGGTCAGATGGGCTACTGGCAGACCGACGAGAACCGTTGGGAGTACAAGCAGGTTCAGGAGAAATACAAGATACCGGAGGCTAAGAAGGAAGAGAAGAAGACTGTCAAGGAGGAAGTGCGACAGACGCTCCACTTCAAATAA
- a CDS encoding zincin-like metallopeptidase domain-containing protein → MEDNKDNSVKETEQKPQEQTEGKTGGKTMAEKAIDRFAQMMVTRLEEMKGQQWEKGWIDGGGRTHGLPQNLSGRRYSGHNDFFLQLHTAANGYDVPVYATYKQIKEAGATIAKGEKAMPVIYWNVTHKDENGQKVSDEAYEAMTKAEQEKVKTIPIMMGYYVWNLQQTNFPEIKPEQYAKLQDKFKAPHIEDATGMYTSKEFDQMIDKQTWVCKINNVEGAGAYYSPTKDEITVPTKKQFKVHDTPEEVFKDGMEYYSSIAHEMAHSTGVEKRLGRDMEGHFGDPKYAKEELVAELTAAMVGNTMGFDKRILDNNAKYVDSWMDTLKKEPRFILSVMADVNKASKMILDHVDAQRLEMGMTALQPKEETNNGKTTEAKVAPETKMDIAAEPIAKPKTKAEEKAELAKETAAVFKDLKEKHPDALLLMRKGDFYEAFEDDAKKVAKSTGLKEQHIIKEGFANKENKEGEKGVSYVNFKNTSLDKYLPKLVRDGHRVAIVDNLEDMAKQRIADRNELQVKAEKQKNQQTQQTSQVAKTIPLDQFNKLETEDGKKIDHFAVFKMKSGNYGVRAMVDGQQMSVKALDKEDRNAFFEHTTTKAALVQKYYGKELSQPKQEERSRARAM, encoded by the coding sequence ATGGAAGATAACAAGGATAACAGTGTAAAAGAGACTGAGCAAAAGCCCCAGGAACAGACTGAGGGCAAGACTGGCGGTAAGACGATGGCAGAAAAGGCCATCGACCGCTTCGCTCAGATGATGGTCACCCGTCTGGAGGAGATGAAAGGCCAGCAGTGGGAAAAAGGCTGGATTGACGGAGGCGGCAGGACGCACGGCCTGCCTCAGAACCTCTCCGGTCGCCGCTATTCAGGACATAATGACTTCTTCCTCCAGCTGCATACCGCTGCCAACGGCTATGATGTACCCGTCTATGCCACCTATAAGCAGATAAAGGAAGCTGGAGCCACTATCGCCAAGGGTGAGAAGGCCATGCCCGTCATCTATTGGAATGTCACCCATAAGGATGAGAACGGTCAGAAGGTTTCTGATGAAGCCTACGAAGCCATGACCAAGGCAGAGCAGGAGAAAGTCAAGACCATCCCCATTATGATGGGCTATTATGTCTGGAACCTGCAGCAGACCAACTTCCCTGAGATCAAGCCAGAGCAGTATGCCAAGCTGCAGGATAAGTTCAAGGCACCGCATATCGAGGATGCCACCGGTATGTACACCTCCAAGGAGTTCGACCAGATGATTGACAAGCAGACTTGGGTCTGCAAGATCAACAATGTCGAAGGTGCCGGTGCTTACTACAGTCCGACAAAGGATGAGATTACCGTTCCGACGAAGAAACAGTTCAAAGTCCACGATACCCCGGAGGAAGTCTTTAAGGACGGTATGGAGTACTACAGCTCCATCGCCCATGAGATGGCTCATTCTACAGGTGTAGAGAAACGACTCGGAAGAGATATGGAAGGACATTTCGGTGATCCGAAGTATGCCAAGGAAGAACTTGTTGCAGAGCTGACCGCTGCCATGGTAGGTAATACGATGGGCTTTGACAAACGCATCCTCGACAACAATGCCAAGTATGTCGATTCCTGGATGGACACCCTGAAGAAAGAGCCCCGTTTCATTCTCAGTGTGATGGCCGATGTCAACAAAGCCTCGAAGATGATCCTCGACCATGTGGATGCCCAGCGTCTGGAGATGGGCATGACAGCCCTCCAGCCCAAGGAAGAGACAAACAACGGGAAAACAACGGAAGCCAAGGTTGCCCCAGAGACCAAGATGGATATAGCAGCAGAACCTATCGCCAAGCCCAAGACCAAGGCAGAAGAAAAGGCAGAACTTGCCAAGGAAACAGCAGCCGTCTTTAAGGACTTGAAGGAAAAGCATCCCGATGCCCTGCTATTGATGCGTAAGGGAGACTTCTATGAAGCCTTTGAAGACGATGCCAAGAAAGTTGCCAAGTCAACAGGCTTGAAGGAGCAGCATATCATCAAGGAAGGTTTTGCTAATAAGGAAAACAAAGAGGGTGAAAAAGGCGTTTCCTATGTCAACTTCAAGAACACCAGTCTTGACAAGTACCTGCCCAAACTCGTCCGTGACGGCCATCGTGTCGCCATTGTCGATAATCTGGAGGATATGGCCAAGCAGCGTATTGCAGACAGGAACGAGCTGCAGGTTAAAGCAGAGAAACAAAAGAACCAGCAGACTCAGCAGACCTCACAGGTAGCTAAGACCATTCCCTTGGATCAGTTCAATAAACTCGAAACCGAGGATGGTAAGAAGATAGACCATTTTGCCGTGTTCAAGATGAAGAGCGGCAACTACGGTGTGAGGGCTATGGTGGACGGTCAGCAGATGAGCGTCAAGGCACTGGATAAAGAAGACCGCAATGCCTTCTTCGAGCATACCACTACCAAGGCTGCTTTGGTCCAGAAGTACTATGGCAAGGAGCTCTCCCAGCCAAAGCAGGAAGAGCGTAGCAGAGCCAGAGCGATGTAA
- a CDS encoding toprim domain-containing protein translates to MFEEYKAFKEKVGVDDVAAYLGYKLDRKAGVGKYVEYNIRDGRGRKIDSIVISHPGDKSSQTYFHRNGASGGDAISLIKANINSFGVTGSSEAEMLAAVMSKLTSDDTFITKAEDRYKDMKPQVFDIKRFQMENAAEHFEAVMSFFRARNIDEETVRTFLPFIMRVTDTEAQYKYKDLAFPYTKPGSEKIEGFELRGYNNFRQKAPGTNSSSAAWIADFTKEQPDSAKNVYFFESGYDAMAFYQVNKSRLILETSVFVSTGGTFSSQQIKGITDYYPQARYWDCFDNDIPGILYGVRMESQLSGQFVNIVTTDDTIIFQKGADELRLKKEEVTLPKVREKLGLERHIYVWKAPKAFKDWNDVTMNKPMKDLPVKTKYQRNENLRENRRKSKV, encoded by the coding sequence ATGTTTGAAGAATATAAGGCGTTCAAGGAAAAGGTCGGTGTGGATGATGTCGCTGCCTATCTTGGCTATAAACTCGATAGAAAAGCTGGAGTCGGCAAATATGTCGAGTACAATATCCGTGATGGTCGGGGACGTAAGATTGACTCCATTGTCATCAGTCACCCGGGCGACAAATCCAGCCAGACCTACTTCCATAGGAACGGAGCCAGTGGCGGCGATGCCATCAGTCTGATAAAGGCAAACATCAATAGTTTTGGCGTGACGGGCAGCAGCGAGGCAGAAATGCTTGCTGCCGTCATGTCGAAGCTTACCAGTGATGACACTTTCATTACCAAGGCCGAGGACAGGTATAAGGACATGAAGCCACAAGTCTTCGATATTAAGCGTTTCCAGATGGAAAATGCAGCAGAGCACTTCGAGGCAGTGATGTCCTTTTTCAGGGCACGTAACATTGATGAAGAAACTGTCAGGACATTCCTTCCCTTTATCATGCGAGTCACTGATACCGAAGCCCAGTATAAGTACAAGGATTTGGCATTCCCCTATACCAAGCCAGGCTCAGAGAAGATAGAAGGTTTTGAGTTACGCGGCTATAATAACTTCCGTCAGAAGGCACCAGGCACGAATAGCAGTAGTGCAGCATGGATTGCCGACTTCACAAAGGAACAGCCCGATAGTGCCAAGAATGTATATTTCTTCGAGAGTGGCTATGATGCGATGGCTTTCTATCAGGTGAACAAGTCAAGGCTGATTCTCGAAACCTCCGTATTCGTCTCTACGGGCGGCACTTTTTCCAGTCAGCAGATCAAGGGCATCACAGACTATTATCCGCAAGCCAGATACTGGGACTGCTTTGACAATGACATCCCCGGCATCCTCTATGGTGTCAGGATGGAGTCACAGCTGAGTGGGCAGTTTGTCAATATCGTTACTACCGATGATACCATCATCTTCCAGAAAGGAGCAGATGAACTCCGCTTGAAGAAAGAGGAAGTCACTCTGCCCAAGGTCAGAGAGAAGTTAGGCTTGGAAAGACATATCTATGTATGGAAAGCCCCGAAAGCCTTTAAGGACTGGAATGATGTGACAATGAACAAACCCATGAAAGACCTGCCTGTAAAGACTAAGTACCAGAGAAACGAAAACCTGAGAGAAAACAGAAGAAAGAGCAAAGTATGA
- a CDS encoding topoisomerase C-terminal repeat-containing protein, which yields MESTKSIGICPICGQGHITEHPFGWACDNSKKNDDGTWYNCKFVVFRQYHGANITEEDVKTLLATGETGELQMCNKEGKPFIGKLVIKEGKVQLAFPPRYLEGRCPVCGGRIKVTGKGYACENFFKKDEGHCNFFISSTLCNRVITEQEVENFLAGKKQILDGFCSKAGKHFSSLLSTTIEGKVMLNSTICQCPQCGGEIRVGPRAYNCSNYSNEDVKCQFSVWRTIDGHEVTPEEVKQLCDKGETDEVIHFYRKDGSQFDKKLKLEDGKVILA from the coding sequence ATGGAAAGCACTAAATCAATCGGCATCTGCCCCATTTGCGGACAGGGCCACATCACAGAGCACCCCTTCGGATGGGCATGTGACAACTCAAAGAAGAATGACGACGGAACATGGTACAACTGTAAGTTCGTTGTGTTCCGACAGTATCATGGAGCCAACATCACCGAGGAAGACGTAAAGACGCTTTTGGCAACAGGTGAGACAGGTGAGCTTCAGATGTGCAACAAAGAAGGGAAACCCTTCATCGGGAAGCTCGTCATCAAGGAAGGCAAAGTACAGTTGGCATTTCCTCCCCGTTACCTCGAAGGACGTTGCCCCGTCTGTGGAGGTCGTATCAAGGTGACTGGTAAGGGCTATGCCTGTGAGAACTTCTTTAAGAAAGATGAAGGCCACTGCAACTTCTTCATCAGTAGCACACTCTGTAACAGGGTCATCACGGAACAGGAGGTGGAGAACTTCCTGGCAGGAAAGAAGCAGATTCTTGACGGCTTCTGTTCCAAGGCAGGCAAACACTTTTCTTCTTTGCTGTCCACCACGATTGAAGGAAAGGTGATGCTGAACTCCACCATTTGCCAGTGTCCTCAGTGTGGCGGTGAGATACGAGTCGGGCCACGAGCCTATAACTGTTCCAACTATAGCAACGAGGACGTGAAATGTCAGTTCTCCGTCTGGCGAACCATCGACGGTCATGAGGTGACACCCGAAGAAGTCAAGCAGCTCTGTGACAAGGGCGAGACCGATGAGGTCATACATTTCTACCGTAAGGACGGCAGCCAGTTCGACAAGAAACTGAAGTTGGAGGATGGCAAAGTCATCCTGGCATAA
- a CDS encoding DUF4494 domain-containing protein: MKNTVNKYFEVKVKMQKTQEDGTQKKVSEQYVVEAATFGEAERRITECLKPYIEGEFDVTDIKIAGYCQIISTNQDADKFFKAKVSFVTLDETTGKEKKTSELYLVQSDTLESAESDVKSFLNDSNTAISSISETVILDVFQLD, from the coding sequence ATGAAAAACACAGTCAACAAGTATTTCGAGGTCAAAGTCAAGATGCAGAAGACCCAAGAAGATGGCACTCAGAAGAAGGTCAGTGAGCAGTACGTAGTAGAAGCTGCTACCTTTGGTGAGGCAGAGCGTCGTATCACAGAATGCCTGAAGCCCTATATCGAGGGTGAGTTTGATGTTACCGACATCAAGATAGCAGGCTACTGTCAGATTATCAGCACCAATCAGGATGCAGACAAATTTTTCAAGGCCAAGGTTTCTTTTGTCACCTTGGATGAGACTACAGGTAAGGAGAAGAAAACCTCTGAGTTGTATCTGGTGCAGTCTGATACGCTGGAATCTGCAGAGAGTGATGTGAAGTCATTCCTGAATGACAGTAATACCGCTATCAGCAGTATTTCTGAGACAGTCATCCTTGATGTGTTCCAACTTGATTGA
- a CDS encoding type IA DNA topoisomerase, with translation MKVVLAEKPSVAQSIARIVGATHKKDGFFEGNGWQVTYAFGHLIQLAMPENYGYNSWSKSNLPMLPKEFLMIPRQKKEGKTYKNDPGVMKQLKIIKHLFEEADSIICATDSAREGEAIFRYIYNYLGIKKPVLRLWINSLTDAAIKDGFSNLQPDSNYDNLFLAAKARSEADWLVGMNATQACSITGKSLCSIGRVQTPTLVMIVERYLQNKEFKSVPFWQVALNTTDGVKLMSAGKWDEKGQAERAYNTASKARNGKVIKAEKKQKTELPPLLFSLTDLQKAANSKYGYSADKTLNIAQSLYEKQLISYPRTGSSYIPDDVYDTIPGLLKNPVFDKFRASVDTIVKPSKRSVDASKIEDHHALLVTGVNPKTKDIKPDEQVIYDMILGRMVEAFSRPCEKEIDTYTVDAGGYLFTESSTIILQKGWRAVYGIDDKERLAVPSWYQGETICFTGAELQQGQTKPKPLHTEGTLLAAMETCGKDIDDEAQREAIKDSGIGTPATRAGIIETLVARSYVVREKKSLVPTPKGMEIYKIVRDMDIANASLTGLWEAKLAAIERGQLNVSQFNSDIVEYTRHVTDEFLHSDLKPILTGKQTEIECPLCHQGHIRFFDKVANCGNEGCNFHIFRTILGKKLTNSELTDLIIKGQTRELSGFKCKDGKPFKAKLKRDDKGGIAFVFSQKKGNNQR, from the coding sequence ATGAAAGTAGTATTAGCAGAGAAACCCAGCGTTGCCCAGAGCATTGCCCGTATCGTAGGAGCCACCCATAAGAAGGATGGCTTCTTCGAGGGCAACGGCTGGCAGGTGACCTATGCCTTTGGTCATCTGATACAGTTAGCCATGCCTGAGAACTACGGCTATAACAGTTGGTCGAAAAGCAATCTTCCTATGTTGCCCAAGGAGTTCCTGATGATTCCCCGACAGAAGAAAGAGGGCAAGACCTATAAGAATGATCCAGGCGTGATGAAGCAGCTCAAAATCATCAAGCACCTCTTCGAGGAAGCAGACTCCATCATCTGTGCGACTGACTCAGCCAGAGAGGGAGAAGCTATCTTTAGGTATATCTACAATTATCTCGGCATCAAGAAACCAGTCTTGCGTCTGTGGATTAACAGTCTGACTGATGCCGCTATCAAGGATGGCTTTTCAAATCTCCAGCCTGATAGCAACTATGATAATCTCTTTCTTGCTGCCAAGGCACGTAGCGAAGCTGACTGGCTCGTGGGTATGAATGCCACACAAGCCTGTAGCATTACAGGGAAGTCGCTCTGTTCCATTGGCAGGGTGCAGACACCTACACTGGTGATGATTGTGGAGCGATACTTGCAGAACAAGGAATTTAAGTCTGTTCCTTTCTGGCAGGTTGCTCTGAATACGACCGATGGTGTGAAGCTGATGAGTGCCGGTAAGTGGGATGAGAAGGGTCAGGCAGAGCGAGCCTATAACACAGCAAGCAAAGCCCGTAATGGGAAAGTCATTAAGGCCGAGAAGAAACAGAAGACGGAACTGCCGCCATTGCTGTTCAGCCTGACAGATTTGCAGAAGGCTGCAAACTCCAAGTACGGCTATTCAGCTGACAAGACGCTGAACATAGCCCAGAGTCTCTATGAGAAGCAGCTCATATCCTATCCACGAACTGGCTCATCGTACATCCCCGATGATGTGTATGACACTATCCCTGGACTACTGAAGAATCCAGTCTTTGATAAGTTTAGAGCAAGTGTTGATACCATCGTAAAGCCTTCCAAGCGTAGTGTCGATGCCTCGAAGATAGAAGACCACCATGCATTGCTTGTAACGGGAGTTAATCCTAAGACCAAGGACATCAAGCCCGATGAGCAGGTTATCTATGATATGATACTCGGCAGGATGGTAGAAGCCTTTTCAAGACCCTGTGAAAAGGAGATTGATACCTACACCGTTGATGCAGGAGGGTATCTCTTTACAGAGTCGAGTACCATCATTCTCCAGAAAGGCTGGAGGGCTGTCTATGGTATCGATGATAAGGAACGTCTGGCTGTTCCTTCATGGTATCAGGGTGAGACCATCTGCTTTACTGGTGCAGAGTTGCAGCAGGGACAGACTAAACCCAAACCGCTGCATACAGAAGGAACATTGCTTGCAGCTATGGAAACCTGCGGTAAGGACATCGATGATGAAGCACAGCGAGAGGCCATTAAGGATAGTGGTATCGGTACACCAGCCACCAGAGCAGGTATTATTGAAACCCTTGTTGCCCGGAGCTATGTGGTGAGGGAAAAGAAATCGTTGGTTCCTACGCCCAAGGGTATGGAAATCTACAAGATCGTCAGGGACATGGATATTGCCAATGCCAGTCTGACGGGACTGTGGGAAGCAAAGCTTGCTGCCATCGAGCGGGGTCAGTTGAATGTCAGCCAGTTCAACAGTGACATTGTAGAGTACACCAGGCATGTGACTGATGAGTTCCTGCATTCAGACTTGAAGCCTATCCTCACAGGTAAGCAGACAGAGATAGAATGTCCGCTATGTCATCAGGGGCATATACGCTTCTTTGATAAGGTAGCCAACTGTGGGAACGAAGGCTGTAACTTCCATATCTTCCGTACCATCCTGGGAAAGAAGCTAACCAATAGTGAGCTGACAGACCTTATCATCAAAGGCCAGACCCGTGAGTTGTCAGGCTTCAAGTGTAAGGATGGAAAGCCATTCAAGGCAAAGCTGAAGAGAGATGATAAAGGAGGCATAGCCTTCGTGTTTAGTCAGAAGAAAGGAAATAATCAGCGATGA
- a CDS encoding BRO family protein, which translates to MKQTKSTKTVAANMVVKRVVLKQLNNEKFGTVKVVKTEDGEGFACLDDLCDILNLSKKEVIEKLDGHLHTVSPKKTEVTKYDTDYVDEVGIYLLYFLSKEKYTIQVQNWLDKEFFQSLHEQHRDDTATDHDTLVLDVDFQRQVLRNMATADNVIKSGHFMKGKDIPELTQSHLIGWWHNLNDQTIFMLQFNCQSDSYVYENVRMNVYLRKMVDGRIDVCAMHISFLDLDDDNREFLVIDTIIPCSVVLDGSILDFIMEDQFADVDILEPGDLNTIMILNGTMSFHRSRRIVKKEPQGIIEFL; encoded by the coding sequence ATGAAACAGACAAAATCAACAAAAACAGTAGCTGCAAACATGGTAGTGAAAAGAGTAGTACTCAAACAGCTCAATAATGAGAAGTTCGGTACGGTAAAAGTCGTCAAGACCGAAGATGGTGAAGGATTTGCCTGCCTTGACGACCTATGTGACATTCTGAATCTGTCCAAGAAAGAAGTGATAGAAAAACTTGATGGCCACCTGCATACTGTCTCACCCAAAAAGACTGAGGTGACAAAGTATGACACGGACTATGTGGATGAAGTCGGCATCTATCTGCTGTATTTCCTGAGTAAGGAAAAGTATACCATTCAAGTACAGAATTGGTTGGACAAGGAGTTTTTCCAGTCGCTGCATGAACAGCACCGTGACGATACAGCTACAGATCATGACACGCTTGTCTTAGATGTGGACTTTCAACGTCAGGTGCTGCGCAACATGGCCACCGCCGACAATGTGATAAAGTCTGGCCATTTCATGAAAGGAAAGGATATTCCAGAATTGACGCAGTCACATCTGATAGGGTGGTGGCATAATCTCAATGACCAGACGATTTTTATGCTTCAGTTTAACTGCCAGTCTGACAGTTATGTCTATGAGAACGTCAGAATGAATGTCTATCTGCGAAAGATGGTTGACGGTAGGATTGATGTGTGCGCCATGCACATCAGTTTCCTTGATCTCGATGATGACAATCGTGAGTTCCTTGTAATCGATACTATCATTCCCTGTAGTGTAGTATTGGACGGCTCGATTCTGGATTTTATCATGGAAGACCAGTTTGCAGACGTGGATATTTTGGAACCAGGGGATCTTAACACTATTATGATTTTGAATGGTACAATGTCATTCCATCGCTCACGTCGAATTGTGAAGAAGGAACCGCAGGGTATCATAGAGTTTTTGTAG
- a CDS encoding DUF3644 domain-containing protein, with product MSKRLPYKVRNMLEKAKESAMLAIEVYNKPATKFRSGGYIVLMCIAWTSLFHAYFYREKIKPIYKDKNGRFKRVNGELFYWELQECVKKYFKTENSAIRKNIEFFIPLRNKLEHKFMPEIDPDIFAECESFLLNFDKIIEKEFGEEHRLRETLSFALQLFPTSSAFSDCIKSTKDSEAVINYIKKYRHSISTDILNSGEYAFKAFLIQVANHDSEDALPIQFMAYDKMTDEEKRNTMRIAALVKPKVMQVSVTNKDKLKPGVVVKRVQERLGNPMVTRGNKQTQKFNQDTHTRCWKKYKVRPENESDSPELTDSRYCVYDYANDNYLYTEAWVEFLVEKMQIESEYNSLFDNCTQST from the coding sequence ATGAGTAAGAGACTTCCATATAAAGTTCGAAACATGCTTGAAAAAGCTAAGGAATCTGCAATGTTGGCAATTGAGGTATATAATAAACCGGCCACCAAATTCCGATCGGGAGGTTATATAGTCCTTATGTGCATCGCATGGACTTCTCTGTTCCATGCCTATTTCTACAGAGAGAAAATTAAGCCAATCTACAAGGACAAGAATGGTAGATTTAAAAGAGTTAATGGTGAATTGTTCTATTGGGAATTGCAGGAATGTGTCAAGAAATATTTCAAGACAGAGAATAGCGCCATCAGAAAGAATATAGAATTTTTCATCCCACTGCGAAACAAACTTGAGCACAAGTTTATGCCAGAAATAGATCCTGACATTTTTGCTGAGTGTGAGTCCTTCTTGTTGAATTTTGACAAGATAATAGAAAAAGAGTTTGGCGAAGAACATCGTTTAAGAGAAACTTTATCTTTTGCTTTGCAGCTATTTCCCACATCTTCAGCTTTTAGTGATTGTATAAAGTCTACAAAAGACTCTGAAGCGGTTATCAACTATATCAAGAAGTATAGGCATTCCATTAGCACTGACATCTTAAACAGTGGAGAATATGCTTTCAAAGCCTTTCTTATACAAGTCGCGAACCACGATAGTGAAGATGCCCTGCCTATTCAATTTATGGCCTATGACAAGATGACCGATGAAGAAAAAAGAAATACAATGCGAATAGCGGCTCTAGTGAAGCCCAAAGTCATGCAGGTGTCAGTAACGAACAAAGATAAGTTGAAACCCGGAGTCGTTGTAAAACGAGTGCAAGAAAGATTGGGGAACCCGATGGTAACACGAGGAAACAAACAAACCCAAAAATTCAATCAAGATACTCACACACGCTGTTGGAAAAAATACAAAGTCAGGCCTGAAAACGAATCAGATTCACCAGAGTTGACAGATTCCAGATACTGTGTATATGACTATGCTAACGACAACTATTTATATACTGAGGCATGGGTAGAGTTCTTAGTTGAGAAGATGCAAATAGAAAGTGAGTATAACTCATTATTTGACAATTGCACACAATCGACCTGA